In the genome of Cydia strobilella chromosome Z, ilCydStro3.1, whole genome shotgun sequence, one region contains:
- the LOC134753931 gene encoding uncharacterized protein LOC134753931 isoform X2, giving the protein MLQKMDTGTTDIFDVPYMRMIRFSLNTIAQWPYNTFGPKTMRTRIMTVYHYIMITVSTYLEISCVFYVRNNTDKEFIVLGHDYFNILMGIVIIELRRITKICNIAAVIIHIQIFFSMMFFNMVPLWKNIHAGMFSDHRPENGTFVHSGNYLSFVDQYTDTKGYFLVFFLNLYPSYNAAVTFLCMDLLIFIMVFHIAGHLNILVHDLRRFPRPNEMEQCMGTGTSEYNEEVFVRLKDLIDRDQVIKEFMINISETFGISLCIYLAFHQVTGCVLLLECSPMTPEALGNYGFLTLMMFQQLIQTSVIFEFISTKSDTLADEVYSLPWELMDVRNRKAVLLFLKNVQPPRALKASGVVSVGVLTMSTIIKTSCSYFLMLKTLTVEE; this is encoded by the exons ATGCTGCAAAAAATGGATACcgg TACTACGGATATATTCGACGTTCCCTACATGAGAATGATTCGTTTCTCTCTCAACACCATAGCTCAGTGGCCATACAACACTTTCGGGCCCAAAACCATGCGTACGCGCATAATGACAGTGTATCATTACATAATGATCACAGTCAGCACGTATCTCGAAATATCTTGCGTGTTTTATGTGAGGAATAATACGGATAAGGAATTCATTGTTCTGGGACACGAttactttaatattttgatGGGTATTGTGATAatt GAGCTCCGTCGCATCACTAAAATTTGCAACATAGCGGCCGTAATAATCCACATACAAATATTCTTTTCCATGATGTTTTTCAACATGGTGCCCCTTTGGAAAAACATCCACGCTGGCATGTTTTCTGACCATAGACCAGAAAACGGAACCTTTGTGCATTCTGGAAACTATCTTTCATTTGTAGACCAGTACACTGATACTAAAGGTTActttttagttttctttttgaACCTCTATCCATCTTATAACGCAGCAGTGACCTTTCTTTGCATGGATCTTTTGATTTTCATAATGGTGTTTCACATTGCGGGGCATTTGAATATTTTGGTGCATGATTTGAGACGCTTCCCGCGGCCGAATGAGATGGAACAGTGTATGGGAACGGGTACGAGTGAATATAACGAAGAAGTATTTGTACGGTTAAAGGATTTAATTGATCGAGACCAAGTAATTAAAGA GTTCATGATAAACATCTCAGAAACGTTCGGCATTAGTTTGTGCATTTACCTCGCGTTCCATCAGGTCACTGGCTGTGTGTTGCTGCTAGAATGTTCTCCAATG ACACCTGAAGCTCTTGGAAATTATGGATTCCTGACTTTGATGATGTTTCAACAGCTAATCCAGACATCGGTGATATTTGAATTTATCAGTACCAAG AGTGACACCCTCGCCGACGAGGTATACTCCCTTCCTTGGGAACTGATGGACGTCAGGAACAGAAAGGCTGTTCTCCTGTTCCTAAAGAACGTGCAGCCTCCGAGAGCTCTAAAGGCCAGTGGTGTGGTCTCCGTGGGCGTGCTTACTATGTCTACG ATAATTAAAACGTCGTGCTCGTATTTCCTCATGTTGAAAACATTAACAGTAGAAGAGTAA
- the LOC134753931 gene encoding uncharacterized protein LOC134753931 isoform X1: MLQKMDTGTTDIFDVPYMRMIRFSLNTIAQWPYNTFGPKTMRTRIMTVYHYIMITVSTYLEISCVFYVRNNTDKEFIVLGHDYFNILMGIVIIQRMTLSFQERYCLLVKNFVSKFHLMNHQYKSEFAAMELRRITKICNIAAVIIHIQIFFSMMFFNMVPLWKNIHAGMFSDHRPENGTFVHSGNYLSFVDQYTDTKGYFLVFFLNLYPSYNAAVTFLCMDLLIFIMVFHIAGHLNILVHDLRRFPRPNEMEQCMGTGTSEYNEEVFVRLKDLIDRDQVIKEFMINISETFGISLCIYLAFHQVTGCVLLLECSPMTPEALGNYGFLTLMMFQQLIQTSVIFEFISTKSDTLADEVYSLPWELMDVRNRKAVLLFLKNVQPPRALKASGVVSVGVLTMSTIIKTSCSYFLMLKTLTVEE, from the exons ATGCTGCAAAAAATGGATACcgg TACTACGGATATATTCGACGTTCCCTACATGAGAATGATTCGTTTCTCTCTCAACACCATAGCTCAGTGGCCATACAACACTTTCGGGCCCAAAACCATGCGTACGCGCATAATGACAGTGTATCATTACATAATGATCACAGTCAGCACGTATCTCGAAATATCTTGCGTGTTTTATGTGAGGAATAATACGGATAAGGAATTCATTGTTCTGGGACACGAttactttaatattttgatGGGTATTGTGATAatt CAAAGAATGACGCTATCATTCCAAGAGAGGTACTGTCTACTCGTGAAAAACTTCGTTTCTAAATTTCATTTGATGAATCATCAATATAAATCCGAATTTGCTGCTATG GAGCTCCGTCGCATCACTAAAATTTGCAACATAGCGGCCGTAATAATCCACATACAAATATTCTTTTCCATGATGTTTTTCAACATGGTGCCCCTTTGGAAAAACATCCACGCTGGCATGTTTTCTGACCATAGACCAGAAAACGGAACCTTTGTGCATTCTGGAAACTATCTTTCATTTGTAGACCAGTACACTGATACTAAAGGTTActttttagttttctttttgaACCTCTATCCATCTTATAACGCAGCAGTGACCTTTCTTTGCATGGATCTTTTGATTTTCATAATGGTGTTTCACATTGCGGGGCATTTGAATATTTTGGTGCATGATTTGAGACGCTTCCCGCGGCCGAATGAGATGGAACAGTGTATGGGAACGGGTACGAGTGAATATAACGAAGAAGTATTTGTACGGTTAAAGGATTTAATTGATCGAGACCAAGTAATTAAAGA GTTCATGATAAACATCTCAGAAACGTTCGGCATTAGTTTGTGCATTTACCTCGCGTTCCATCAGGTCACTGGCTGTGTGTTGCTGCTAGAATGTTCTCCAATG ACACCTGAAGCTCTTGGAAATTATGGATTCCTGACTTTGATGATGTTTCAACAGCTAATCCAGACATCGGTGATATTTGAATTTATCAGTACCAAG AGTGACACCCTCGCCGACGAGGTATACTCCCTTCCTTGGGAACTGATGGACGTCAGGAACAGAAAGGCTGTTCTCCTGTTCCTAAAGAACGTGCAGCCTCCGAGAGCTCTAAAGGCCAGTGGTGTGGTCTCCGTGGGCGTGCTTACTATGTCTACG ATAATTAAAACGTCGTGCTCGTATTTCCTCATGTTGAAAACATTAACAGTAGAAGAGTAA